The genomic interval GTTCAAATTTTCCTGAGCAAATTCTTAAAAATGCGATCCTGTCACGGTGACGAGGGTCAAGATTGGCGTGTATTTTGAATACAAAACCTGTAAACTTAGGTTCTGTTGGTTCTACTTCGCGAACGTCTGTTGGACGTGGCTGAGGAAATGGAGATATCTGGCAAAAAGTATCCAATAACTCTTTTATACCAAAATTGTTGATGGCACTACCAAAAAAGACCGGAGCAAGTTCACCTTTATGATATGCTTCTTCCGAAAACGGATCGTAAACGCCTTCTACCAGTTCAACATCCTCAATCAGTTGTTTTGCATCACGTTCTCCAACCAGATCAGCCAGATTTTCATCTTCCAGATTTACTTTGGCAACGTTCCTTTCAATTTTGGTTTTATTGATCTTAAAGAAATATAACATTTGTTCATACAAACTGTACACTCCTTTAAACTCCATTCCCATATTAATCGGCCAGGTTAACGGCCGCACACGGATTCCTAGTTTCGTTTCAAGCTCGTCCAGCAATTCGAATGGATTACGCCCTTCCCTATCCAGTTTATTCACAAAAACGATAACCGGAGTATTGCGCATCCGGCAAACTTCCATCAATCTTTCTGTTTGTTCCTCAACTCCTTTTACGCAGTCGATTACCAGAATAACACTATCCACAGCCGTAAGTGTCCTGTAGGTATCTTCTGCAAAGTCCTTGTGACCAGGTGTATCTAAAATATTGATCAGCAAGTCATTGTATTCAAAAGTCATGACTGATGTAGCAACAGAAATTCCCCGTTGCTTCTCGATTTCCATGAAGTCGGAAGTAGCAGTCTTTTTAATTTTATTAGATTTTACTGCACCAGCTGTTTGAATTGCACCTCCAAAAAGCAGCAATTTTTCAGTTAGCGTAGTCTTTCCGGCATCCGGGTGACTGATGATTGCGAATGTGCGCCGCTTTTTTATTTCTTTTAAATTACTCATGTATTTTTTGTATCAATGAATGATGAAGATTATCAACCAGAACTCACAGTTTTACTCCATCAATCAAAGGAATATATTCTGTCTTTTTATAAAATTTGCACAAAGATAAGAATAAACAAAAGCCGCCCCTATTCGGGACGGCTTTAAATCAGCTATTTACTATTAGAAATAATATCTCAGTAAAAAGAATGTTTGTAATCTTCCACAGAAGTCATAATTACTTCATGTGCCTCATCACGGCCATACACATTGGTAATTTCAATATGTGCTTTTTCTCCAGGTAGATTTTTATACGTTAAAAAGTAATGTTTCAAACGTTCAATAATCCCTCCCGGCAACTCACTGATATCGGAAAAACTGCCATATACTTCATCACCTTTCAGAACAGCAATAATTTTATCATCGGCTTCTCCCCCGTCAATCAGACGAATTCCGCCGATAGGTATAGCCTGGCATAAAATATCTCCGTGGGAAATAATTTTTTCACATAAAACCAGAATGTCAAGCGGGTCACCATCACCTTCTGTTACATCACGGCCAGAACGCTCACGGGCAAGTAATGCAATTTTCTCGGCACAATAAGTTTTAGGAATAAATCCGTAAAGTGCAGGAACGATATTAGAATATTTTTGAGGACGATCAATTACCAGATAGCCCGTAGCCTTATCTATTTCGTATTTTACTGTGTCAGTAGGAACAATTTCAATAAATGCAGTTACTTGTTCAGGTGCATTGTCTCCCATTGAAATACCGTGCCAGGGATGGGCTTTGTGTACGTTAGCGATCATTATTAAATTATATAAATGACTTATTTGGTGATTAATTAGTTTTCGGCTTTCGGCTTTCGGCTTTCGGCTTTCGGCTTTCGGCTTTCGGCTTTCGGCTTTCGAAAGTAAAGTTTTTAAATTAGGGTTCAATGAATCTGGTAAAAATTTCAATTTAGCTGAATTTTTCAGAAACGTCTGCTTTTTCTCCGGTTATGCCTGAAATATGATAATCCCCGGTTTTGGAAATGGATTGTTTAACATACAATTCTCCCAGAAATCCTGCAAGAAACAATTGGCTTCCCACTGTAATAGCAACCAGTGCTAAAAAGAACAAAGGATTTTCGGTAACATTTCTATACTGTTCGTGCGAAATATAAATCTTATAAATTTTGGTAGCCATTAGC from Dyadobacter sp. NIV53 carries:
- a CDS encoding inorganic pyrophosphatase: MIANVHKAHPWHGISMGDNAPEQVTAFIEIVPTDTVKYEIDKATGYLVIDRPQKYSNIVPALYGFIPKTYCAEKIALLARERSGRDVTEGDGDPLDILVLCEKIISHGDILCQAIPIGGIRLIDGGEADDKIIAVLKGDEVYGSFSDISELPGGIIERLKHYFLTYKNLPGEKAHIEITNVYGRDEAHEVIMTSVEDYKHSFY
- a CDS encoding peptide chain release factor 3 — protein: MSNLKEIKKRRTFAIISHPDAGKTTLTEKLLLFGGAIQTAGAVKSNKIKKTATSDFMEIEKQRGISVATSVMTFEYNDLLINILDTPGHKDFAEDTYRTLTAVDSVILVIDCVKGVEEQTERLMEVCRMRNTPVIVFVNKLDREGRNPFELLDELETKLGIRVRPLTWPINMGMEFKGVYSLYEQMLYFFKINKTKIERNVAKVNLEDENLADLVGERDAKQLIEDVELVEGVYDPFSEEAYHKGELAPVFFGSAINNFGIKELLDTFCQISPFPQPRPTDVREVEPTEPKFTGFVFKIHANLDPRHRDRIAFLRICSGKFERGKFYKHVRLNKDVRFSSPFTFMASDKSVMDEGFPGDVVGLYDTGTFKIGDTLTEGEKLQFSGIPSFSPEIFKELINLDPMKSKQLEKGIQQLTDEGVAQLFALDLGNRKIVGTVGELQFDVIQYRLEHEYGAKCRWVPMNTIRACWLTADDKATMDQFIRLKGNQIAYDKDRNPVFLAESEWMIRMNRENNPAIHFHFTSEFKTEVAF